The Williamsia sp. DF01-3 genome has a window encoding:
- a CDS encoding fumarylacetoacetate hydrolase family protein, producing the protein MKIRRLTDPASLAILHEPTETWISLRAALDSRGRLDELSHLPANLLALLATGERSRATVIDIVDRAARKGVGVAVDPAPSIPYYPSSLRCFLGWEEHWTKAAHGLVQRNLPATRPLIRGYERLTHRVFPPLRLKSAFYDHPVYYTGNHLTVIGDGEPMPWPAYSSELDFELEFGMIIAHPVRDATPEKAAGAIGGFVVFNDFSARDVQWDEQRRGVFGPVVKTKTFGSSIGSVVVTADEVLSEIDQLEATVSVNGEVWSSTSTHGLRYSPGEVVAYASQSENLHSGELITSGTLPMGCGLELDRWIAPGDEVTLTIDRIGSVTNTVSEPA; encoded by the coding sequence ATGAAGATCCGCCGTCTCACCGACCCCGCGTCGCTTGCCATCCTGCATGAGCCCACCGAGACGTGGATCAGCCTGCGGGCCGCCCTCGATTCGCGCGGCCGACTCGACGAGCTGTCCCACCTGCCTGCAAATCTGCTCGCCCTGCTCGCTACCGGCGAACGGTCTCGGGCCACCGTCATCGACATCGTGGACCGTGCTGCACGCAAGGGGGTCGGCGTGGCCGTCGACCCAGCCCCGTCGATCCCGTATTACCCGAGTTCGCTGCGGTGCTTCCTCGGCTGGGAGGAACACTGGACCAAGGCCGCCCACGGTCTGGTGCAACGCAACCTGCCCGCAACCCGCCCGCTGATCCGCGGCTATGAACGGTTGACACACAGGGTGTTTCCGCCGCTGCGACTCAAATCCGCTTTCTACGACCATCCGGTCTACTACACCGGCAATCACCTCACGGTGATCGGCGACGGTGAACCGATGCCGTGGCCGGCATACAGCAGCGAGCTCGACTTCGAGCTGGAGTTCGGCATGATCATCGCCCACCCGGTGCGCGACGCCACCCCAGAGAAGGCTGCGGGGGCCATCGGAGGATTCGTCGTGTTCAACGACTTCAGTGCGCGTGACGTGCAGTGGGACGAGCAACGTCGCGGCGTCTTCGGACCCGTGGTGAAAACCAAGACATTCGGTAGTTCCATCGGGTCCGTGGTGGTCACGGCCGATGAGGTGCTGTCCGAGATCGACCAGCTCGAGGCGACCGTTTCGGTGAACGGCGAGGTGTGGTCGTCCACCAGTACCCACGGATTGCGTTACAGCCCAGGCGAAGTGGTCGCCTACGCAAGTCAGTCAGAGAATCTGCACTCGGGTGAGCTGATCACATCGGGCACCCTGCCGATGGGGTGCGGCCTGGAATTGGACCGCTGGATCGCGCCGGGCGACGAGGTCACCCTCACCATCGACCGCATCGGTTCGGTGACCAACACGGTGTCAGAACCTGCCTGA
- a CDS encoding IS481 family transposase encodes MSHANALLAPKGRLKLATTIVVDGWTIRRAAERFQCSPTTAKKWADRYRVGGEKAMVDRSSRPHHSPGRTPSKTERRIINLRFTRRWGPHRIAYHLHLPRSTVGAVLRRFTMPLLRNLDQNTGLAVRRPTPRRYEHDAPGDLIHVDIKKLGKIPHGGGHRKLGRQEGKRNNKRQGLGYAFIHHAVDDHSRLAYSEILGDEKKETASAFWIRANAYFNLHNITVKRVLTDNGSCYRSTLFAQALGETIKHKRTRPYRPQTNGKVERFNRTLNQEWAYAHTYLSDEARAATYQHWVHEYNHHRPHTGIDGKSPIDRITVHNVPGKNT; translated from the coding sequence ATGTCCCACGCTAATGCCTTGCTCGCTCCGAAGGGCAGATTGAAACTCGCAACAACTATCGTCGTAGACGGTTGGACGATCCGGCGAGCTGCCGAACGGTTTCAGTGCTCGCCCACCACCGCCAAGAAGTGGGCCGATCGGTACCGGGTCGGTGGCGAGAAGGCGATGGTCGACCGCTCCAGCCGCCCGCACCACAGCCCTGGACGTACCCCGAGCAAGACTGAACGGCGAATCATCAACCTGCGCTTCACACGCCGCTGGGGACCGCACCGCATCGCCTACCACCTGCACCTGCCCCGCAGCACCGTCGGCGCGGTCCTACGACGCTTCACGATGCCCTTGTTGCGGAATCTGGACCAGAACACCGGCCTGGCGGTCCGCCGACCGACACCGCGCCGATACGAGCACGACGCCCCGGGCGACCTGATCCACGTCGACATCAAAAAGCTGGGCAAGATTCCCCACGGCGGCGGACACCGCAAACTCGGACGCCAAGAAGGCAAGCGCAACAACAAACGACAGGGCCTGGGCTACGCATTCATCCACCACGCCGTCGACGACCACTCCCGGCTGGCCTACTCAGAGATCCTCGGCGACGAAAAGAAGGAGACCGCCTCAGCGTTTTGGATCCGCGCCAACGCCTACTTCAACCTTCACAACATCACCGTCAAACGAGTACTCACCGACAACGGATCCTGTTACCGCTCAACGCTATTCGCTCAAGCACTCGGCGAGACCATCAAGCACAAACGGACCCGCCCATACCGGCCGCAAACCAACGGTAAGGTTGAACGATTCAACCGAACACTCAACCAAGAATGGGCCTACGCCCACACCTACCTCTCCGACGAAGCCCGCGCCGCGACCTACCAACACTGGGTCCATGAATACAATCACCACAGACCACACACAGGCATCGACGGCAAATCACCCATCGACCGCATCACTGTGCACAACGTCCCCGGGAAGAACACCTAG
- a CDS encoding tetratricopeptide repeat protein, whose translation MLDEMQREATELFQAGEYTHALAEFSVLREIRARREGPYSLMCLSNLHDVIRCLVHLGKWEACEPLCRDLLAKYMFTHGPTDPDTVDVVGHMATTLSGLGRHTEAAELYVRTADALAAAGQHRKALGMRDAAAAALTGAPTARP comes from the coding sequence GTGCTCGACGAGATGCAGCGTGAGGCCACCGAATTGTTCCAGGCAGGTGAGTACACCCATGCGCTCGCGGAGTTCTCGGTACTGCGTGAGATCCGCGCGCGGCGCGAAGGTCCCTACTCGCTGATGTGCCTGTCCAACCTGCACGACGTCATCCGCTGTCTTGTGCATCTGGGCAAGTGGGAGGCGTGCGAACCGCTGTGCCGGGACCTACTGGCCAAATACATGTTCACCCACGGCCCCACCGACCCCGACACCGTCGACGTTGTCGGGCACATGGCCACCACCTTGTCCGGCCTCGGTCGGCACACCGAGGCCGCAGAGCTGTACGTCCGCACCGCGGACGCCCTCGCAGCGGCAGGTCAGCACCGGAAAGCTCTCGGTATGCGTGACGCAGCCGCAGCCGCCTTGACAGGCGCCCCCACCGCCCGGCCCTGA
- a CDS encoding GntR family transcriptional regulator: MNLSAAERAYRDVKGRILSGSLAGGELISEGEVAAALGISRTPVREAFLRLETQGWMRLYPKRGALIVPVPTDEAEHVIGARHAVETAAVRALAHTDRSAIVESLRQSIARLESLAEAAEVDQFTIEDAGFHRLFVQAANNPLLSGFYDTLHDRQLRMTSTSVLRDKAQMERIIKHHNELTDLIEAGDTDGFAASLAAHLAAVHDLRRPPA; encoded by the coding sequence ATGAACCTGTCGGCCGCCGAGCGCGCCTACCGCGACGTCAAGGGCCGGATCCTTTCCGGTTCGCTGGCCGGTGGCGAACTCATCAGCGAGGGCGAGGTCGCCGCAGCACTGGGCATCTCGCGGACACCGGTTCGAGAGGCCTTCCTGCGGCTCGAGACCCAGGGTTGGATGCGGCTCTACCCCAAACGAGGGGCATTGATCGTGCCGGTCCCTACAGACGAGGCAGAACACGTCATCGGGGCCCGCCACGCAGTCGAGACCGCCGCGGTCCGCGCGTTGGCCCACACCGATCGGAGCGCAATCGTCGAGTCGCTCCGCCAGAGCATCGCCCGGCTCGAGAGTCTCGCCGAGGCAGCCGAGGTGGACCAGTTCACCATCGAGGACGCCGGTTTCCACCGCTTGTTCGTGCAGGCCGCGAACAATCCGCTGCTGTCCGGCTTTTACGACACCCTGCACGATCGTCAACTCCGGATGACCAGCACGTCGGTGTTGCGCGACAAGGCCCAGATGGAGCGAATCATCAAGCATCACAACGAATTGACCGACCTGATCGAGGCGGGTGACACCGACGGGTTCGCCGCCTCACTCGCAGCACACCTGGCGGCAGTGCACGATCTGCGCAGGCCTCCGGCATGA